The Verrucomicrobiota bacterium genome includes the window CCAAATTTCCTCTACTGATGTTGAAGCAGCATTTGACGGAGATCCTGCAGCATCCTGTTACGAAGAAATCATACTAGCATACCCTTGTATTGAAGCTATTTCTATACAACGTATGGCTCATGTCTTAGATCAGCTAGGAATTACTCTGATCCCTCGTATGATGACAGAATGGGCACATAGCCGCACAGGTATAGATATACACCCTGGCGCTAAAATTGGCTCCTATTTCTTTATAGATCATGGAACTGGTGTCGTCATAGGAGAGACATGTGTCATAGGGCATCATGTTAAAATTTATCATGGCGTAACTTTGGGAGCTCGTTCTACATCTGGAGGTCAGCGGCTGCGTGGCCTCAGGCGTCACCCCACCATTGAAGATTATGTCACAATTTACCCAGGAGCCACTATCTTGGGTGGCGAAACAGTCATCGGTTCACATAGCACCGTGGGAGGTAATGTATTTATTCTTAATTCTGTACCAGCTCATAGCCTTGTGACTTACGAAAAAGGCTCTGTCGTTGTTCAAGATAAAACATCTATGAAGCCAGCGAACGCTTAAAGCTGAATAGTAAGCAGGAAATCTACAGCTGGATGACCCTTCAATATTTTTCTTCCTACTGGCATAGAAACAAATTACATACGCATGATATCACAGAATCTGGGCGAGATGCTTAAGCCCTTGAGCTAGAAAAAAGGGGAGTCAATAAAGATTTATCAAACACTGTTTGAGCATTGCTTTTAGAAGCAAACGAAAGAGAAGCTATTAAGTGAGCGGAGCACCAATCCAGATGGATTAAAAATATGGGACTCAAAAACGTAGCCCCTCTAAATGACTCTATATTTCTTGGAGCCAAGATCTTACACGGATCTTTAAGTCTCTATTGCATAATTCGGGTTAAAGGGTAGTTTCATTTTATGATTGCGCCAGCAACCCAGGATCTAGAGCAAGCACAGATCAATTTCGAACAATTCTTCCAAGACTTTCTGGCCAAGAAAAAAAATGATTACGAGTACGGTGAGTTTTTTGAGTCAATCTATTTTCATATGTGCGAATACGTTGGTCGCAAAGGTAAGCGAGTCAGGCCTCTACTTCTACTTCATACCTACCGAACGCTTGGAGGCTCACGCCAACTCAACGACCCGTCTTTGACTGCTGTCGCCATTTCCTTGGAGCTCTTACACACCTTCATCCTTATTCATGACGATGTCATTGATCGCTCCGACCGTAGAAGAGGTCTCCCAACTTTCCATAAGCTCGTTGAGGAAAAGCTTAATCGCATTCAGGATGGCCCTCGTGTAGGAGAAAATGTTGCCATAGTGGTTGGTGATATCATTTTTGCTCTAGCTATTGAAACCCTCAATACAACTGATTTTCCTCCTCGTCTGAAGACGGATCTTATTTCTCTATTCTTACGTTACACAACAGATACTGGCGCAGGAGAAATTTATGATATTCTACTTGCCACAAAAGATATTCAAAAGGTTAAAAGAGAAGATATCATGCTTATGTATCATCTTAAAACAACTCGCTATACTTTTGAAGCTCCTTGCATGATGGGGGCACTATTGTGTGAAGCTACTCAAGAACAACTGCAAGCGCTAAACGATTTCGCTAAGCCCACGGGCCTAGCGTTCCAAATTCTCAATGATCTACAAGAATTCCGTCATTTCGACGCAAATGACCAACTTCTTTCAAGCGATATCCTAGAGGGTAAGAAAACGTTTCTTCTTTGCGAAGCTTATGAACGCCTGAACGAAATCGACAGATCCTTCTTGCAAATGTGTCTAGCTCAACCCACTCGAAATGATGCTACCATTGCTAAAATTAAAGATCTAATCAATCGGTCTGAAGCAGTAAATTATCTCAAAGAACTCTGTGATGAGCTCTTTCTGTCGGCTGAAACTAAACTTAACTCTAGTTTTTCCCACGAAGAAATCGTCAGCCTAACTAAAATTACCCATCGCATCAAAGATCAAATGAGCAGATAAAGTTATCCTTCATCAAGCAACACATCCTTACCATATTTCTATATACGGAATACGGTTATCATAGTGAGTATTGTACATTTATGAACTCTGTCCTGCTATTACCAGCGCAGCAAGCAACGGGGAACACTGGTTGAAGATCTGCGTGATATTTCTATTTGTCTTAATGCTTCATACAGAGCCTTAGGATACCTCCTTGTCATTTGCCTAGATATTAGGAGATCTAATGCTCACCCTGTTGCTTGATTTACGCATTTTACTCTCAAATATGAAGTCTCTTAATCGATATTTAAAATGTCATGCTTGCTATGATAGCTCACTGCTGTACCTCTACTCATTTTCGATGCAGGCGTGTATATATTTTCATATTGTTCAGTCTCCTAACAATTAATCATTTTGTATCTGGTGTAGAGATGAACTCCGTCTCAAACGCAAGAGATAATCGCCCCAATAACTCGAGCAATGTTCCATCACCAGTTATCCACTGGTCCTTTGACGGACATACTATGGACTCATTTGGCAAACTAAACCTCAGTCCTGTTGATGATCAGTATTTTTCGGATAGTGGAATAAATAATTCTAGAGCGATGCTTTTTCGAAAGGATGATAAACTAAGAACTCACATCAACAGTGAAAGATTGATAAGGGATGTATTTCCTTCCAGACCCCATAGATTTACGATTTCATTATGGTTTAAATCATTCCAAGGAGATGAAGGCAAGCAAACGCTTATTCAAATTAATAAACCCAATAGAGGTTCACATCTTTTCACTGCTCTAAACACACTGAATCTTAGAGTAAATAATCACAGAAAAGATCTCACTAAAAGCGAAGTCACCCTTCAGTCTCCATTTAATCAAAGCATACTCAATCATATTGTTTACCGCTTTGACCAAGGATTCATTTCTCTGTTCTTGAATGGTGAAAAGACTGCGGAGACTTCACTATTTTTAAACGCCAAAAAAGCTAGAGAGCCTGGTATAATCGAATTAGCTCATAAATTAAACAGTATCCATTTGGGTAGCAGCATGGTGCCAAATCCAAAGAATGGGAAAAATATGGTAATCAATGAATTTGAAGGCCTGATGGATGAAGTGAAAATCTACGACCAAGCTTTAGATGATGAAGCTATTGAAAACCTTTATCAAGGATTACCTCCATCTCATAGTTTAGCTAAGGCAAGAGAATCAACTTCCTCACAACAAGTAATTATTGGTCCTCTAGCAAATATACCCCCTAGTATTGAACCCATCCTATATTTTGATTTCGAAGACAATAGAGACAGTATGAGTAACCGGTCATTACCTCAAATATCTCCTGACCGATTTCTTGAAGAGGGTATCAGGAAATCAACTCTATACTTTGATGGAAGCCTAGAAAGCAGTGTTTGTTTTTCGTCAGATCGCCAAACTTCTGATAGTGATTTACTTAGATACAGCTACCGCTACCGAACCCTTTCACTATGGTTTAAGGCAGAAGAAAAAAGTGATGATATGCAATCTATCATCCTAAATGGTAGACCGCAAAATGGCTTCATCGTTTATCTCCTTGGCAATCAATTAAATGCCAGAACCACGACTACCACTACCGCGGAGGGTGAGAAAACCTCCGTTAACCTAAAATCTCCTGTCTCCTTTAACGAATGGACTCACTTAGTCCACCGGTTTTCGAGTGGTGAAGTCTCGCTATTCATTAATGGTAAGAAAGTTGATACAGAGCAACTAGAGGGTATTACCACCATTAGTGCAAATCATCATATGTCTTTCTTAGGTGGAGTGAGAATTGAAGAAGAAATCAAATTTCCTTACAAAGGATTTATTGACAATGTCAAAGCTTATGACATTCCACTAACAGAGGAAAATATTTTCAGAATCTATATAGGGAAAAATACTATCCACCAGCCACTGCCAGAGATTTCTTACACACCTACTGCTCCTCCTACACTGTCAGATCAGATGCTTAGAGAGATCGATCTTTCATGGGATAAGGCAGAAGATCTAATATCTGAAGCAGCATTCCAACCTAAACCCAATAATGTCCCAGGACTTGAGGTATTTGACGACCCTGCTGATATTGCTCTACTTGAGTCTACGAAAGAAGCTGTGAGAGAGAAACGTATCCTGATGGGAGCTATTATATGCTCACTCGGCATACTAGTATTAATCGTGGGTGGAATCTTTATCAAAATGAAACTGACAGTCAAAGAACGGAAACAACCGCAGGTGTAAACCTGCTTGTGATCTAATCCAAACAGTCAGTAGTCTCTTTATTGACATAAAAGAAAGACTAAGGTTTATTTTCACATATGATAACTATAACGCAAGACGCCGTAGAACACATCAAGGGACTCATTCCTGAAGAGGATAGAGTGGAAAAAGGGCTTCGCCTTTACATTGAAAAAGGAGGCTGCTCTGGACTCTCTTATGAGATGAAAATTGATATCCAGCAAGCAGGTGACTCCATGATAGAATCCGGAGGAATCAAGGTCTTTCTTGATGAAGAAAGCTCAAAATACTTAAAAGGCTCCACCATTTCCTACAACACTGGACTGACCAACACTGGCTTTCGTATTAATAACCCCAACGCCAAACAAACGTGTGGTTGTGGAACCTCCTTTGAAGCATAGACTTACTTCCTCCCTTGAGCTTATTTATCAGTTAATCGTTCAGCCAGGTATTGACGCCGTTAGAAAATACTACCGCCCTTTCGCCTGCATACAGCTATGTAGTATTTTCCTTGTAATCGCTTACTACTCATCTTCAGAACTCCAAGAAATCTGCGACATCATAGCTCAATTTAAAGAGACCAGTGGTTACTTCTTCGGTTTCCTGTCATTCGCTATAGCGGGTAGCATTATACCTGAGCTAGCTAAGTTGATGACACGAATGATATCCTCAATTACTCGTAAACAAATGAATCAGATACTTTTTCTTTTTTGCTTCTTTGGATGCTGCGGGCTCTTGGTTGATCTCTTTTACAGACTACAAACCTTCCTTTTTGGACATGATACAAAGCCACAGATAGTGATCTATAAAATCGCTCTGGATCAATTTGTCTTTACTCCCCTCATTATGCACCCTTTTTCTATGCTAGCCACCACGCTATGGGAAAAAAAATTCAACTTTCGCTCTACTCTTGTGTCTATAACCTGGTATAACTTTTTAAAGAGAATGGGGCCTGTGTTCCTAATTGGTTGGCTCTACTGGATACCTATGACCTTTTGTATCTACAGCCTTCCTAGCCCACTTCAACTGCCCTTTTGCGTACTTGCAGTTGCAGCCTGGAGCCTTCTCTTTGTATTTATTACCTCTCAGAAGCTAAAAGATTAAGCCTTCCATTTTGAAGTAATCATGTAATCTCATCCTATGAGGAATTATTGTGACTTTTTTAGTTACCTAAAACTCATAGATCCTGAGGAGCATCAAAAAATATCCGAGGGCTTTGAAGATCTTGGGTTCTTCAGTTATTGCAATGTAATAGAACAAGGAACAGATCATAATGATGCCGTTTTTCTAATTGAAAGTGGTGTGGTGGAAGTCATATACGAATCCCAGAAACAAAATAAGTCTAGAGTTGTTGCTTATCTCTCACGTGGAGATTTTTTTGGTGAGCTCAGTATCCTGACCAAGCAACCCAGAGTTGCTACAATACATGCTATGGAGAAGGTGCGCCTCTATAAGATAGATGGTGAAAAGTTTAAATCCTTACTTAAGACAATACCTGCCTTAGGCTATTACATGACGATTCATCTCGCCCACCGTGTTCGCGATATGGCGAACCAAATCAGCTACTTTAGCCATTGTATTAACCTGGGTGGCACCATTGATGATTTTGATATGCTCACTACCATTCAGACAATCTCTAGCAGCGGGAAGAGAGGTGAATTGCTGATCCGTAATCAAAGTAGTGAAATCGTTGGCAGCTTCTTTTTCCAAGATAGCCAATTAATTTACGCTAAATTTCGCCATCTCAGAGGTCTAGAGGCTTGTTGGCAAATTATTCTAGAAGCAAATCTTTCAGGCCACTTCGCTTTTGAAATAAAAGAAAAAATCAACCAAACATATGCGCAAGATACCAAGATAGGTATGGATACCATGGACATGTTAATGCAAGCTGCGACTCACCGAGATCACTATGAACGCCTCCCGGATCATTGTAGAAATATGGACTTAACTATTGAGCAACTATCTGAAAAATTTAGCTATCCCGAATGTCCAGATCCGATCCTTGCAGAAAAAATCTGGGGCCTTACCGGGCAAAGCCCACAGACTTTACAAAGCCTTTGGCTGCGCTTAGAGGTATCTCAGTACACTTTCTGCCAATTGGTTGATGCACTCATCAAAGCAAGTCAAGTCTCCTATCACAAACAGAAAAAAGAAGGCTTTTCTTTCCATTAGTCTTTTAGTAGCTATTTGCTTTACGAGTAAAAAGTGGGAAATTTGAATATGGAAGAATGTAGCCAACATTCACCTTCGGTTGTCATAGCTGGTGCAGGCGGATTCGTTGGAAAAGCCTTAATTGATCACTTAAAAAAACACCATCAAGTTATTGCACTAAGTCGAAGACCACAAAAGCCATTACCTAATGTTTTATGGAGGTCGTGCGATCTCTTCTCCTTATTACAGACTGAAAAAACACTCGACGGTGCTGATGTTGGCATTTACCTCGTGCATTCCATGCTGCCTTCCCCACTGACACAAGCCAGCTTTCAAGACATGGACCTAATCCTTGCCGATAACTTTGGCCGAGCAGCCTATAAAAAGGGTCTCAAGCATATCATTTATCTCGGAGGCCTT containing:
- a CDS encoding polyprenyl synthetase family protein; its protein translation is MIAPATQDLEQAQINFEQFFQDFLAKKKNDYEYGEFFESIYFHMCEYVGRKGKRVRPLLLLHTYRTLGGSRQLNDPSLTAVAISLELLHTFILIHDDVIDRSDRRRGLPTFHKLVEEKLNRIQDGPRVGENVAIVVGDIIFALAIETLNTTDFPPRLKTDLISLFLRYTTDTGAGEIYDILLATKDIQKVKREDIMLMYHLKTTRYTFEAPCMMGALLCEATQEQLQALNDFAKPTGLAFQILNDLQEFRHFDANDQLLSSDILEGKKTFLLCEAYERLNEIDRSFLQMCLAQPTRNDATIAKIKDLINRSEAVNYLKELCDELFLSAETKLNSSFSHEEIVSLTKITHRIKDQMSR
- a CDS encoding cyclic nucleotide-binding domain-containing protein, with protein sequence MRNYCDFFSYLKLIDPEEHQKISEGFEDLGFFSYCNVIEQGTDHNDAVFLIESGVVEVIYESQKQNKSRVVAYLSRGDFFGELSILTKQPRVATIHAMEKVRLYKIDGEKFKSLLKTIPALGYYMTIHLAHRVRDMANQISYFSHCINLGGTIDDFDMLTTIQTISSSGKRGELLIRNQSSEIVGSFFFQDSQLIYAKFRHLRGLEACWQIILEANLSGHFAFEIKEKINQTYAQDTKIGMDTMDMLMQAATHRDHYERLPDHCRNMDLTIEQLSEKFSYPECPDPILAEKIWGLTGQSPQTLQSLWLRLEVSQYTFCQLVDALIKASQVSYHKQKKEGFSFH
- a CDS encoding LamG-like jellyroll fold domain-containing protein, whose protein sequence is MNSVSNARDNRPNNSSNVPSPVIHWSFDGHTMDSFGKLNLSPVDDQYFSDSGINNSRAMLFRKDDKLRTHINSERLIRDVFPSRPHRFTISLWFKSFQGDEGKQTLIQINKPNRGSHLFTALNTLNLRVNNHRKDLTKSEVTLQSPFNQSILNHIVYRFDQGFISLFLNGEKTAETSLFLNAKKAREPGIIELAHKLNSIHLGSSMVPNPKNGKNMVINEFEGLMDEVKIYDQALDDEAIENLYQGLPPSHSLAKARESTSSQQVIIGPLANIPPSIEPILYFDFEDNRDSMSNRSLPQISPDRFLEEGIRKSTLYFDGSLESSVCFSSDRQTSDSDLLRYSYRYRTLSLWFKAEEKSDDMQSIILNGRPQNGFIVYLLGNQLNARTTTTTTAEGEKTSVNLKSPVSFNEWTHLVHRFSSGEVSLFINGKKVDTEQLEGITTISANHHMSFLGGVRIEEEIKFPYKGFIDNVKAYDIPLTEENIFRIYIGKNTIHQPLPEISYTPTAPPTLSDQMLREIDLSWDKAEDLISEAAFQPKPNNVPGLEVFDDPADIALLESTKEAVREKRILMGAIICSLGILVLIVGGIFIKMKLTVKERKQPQV
- a CDS encoding iron-sulfur cluster assembly accessory protein is translated as MITITQDAVEHIKGLIPEEDRVEKGLRLYIEKGGCSGLSYEMKIDIQQAGDSMIESGGIKVFLDEESSKYLKGSTISYNTGLTNTGFRINNPNAKQTCGCGTSFEA
- a CDS encoding serine O-acetyltransferase, which produces MASPPKALAKQLLDSYERVGGINNIDNANLPSKSAIKDICCQLLELLFPGYYCNEIIRSSSAEAITTNKIVHLHQVLSLEITKSLEFSPPEGELLGDYNQKAKDLTCNFLQKLPELRQISSTDVEAAFDGDPAASCYEEIILAYPCIEAISIQRMAHVLDQLGITLIPRMMTEWAHSRTGIDIHPGAKIGSYFFIDHGTGVVIGETCVIGHHVKIYHGVTLGARSTSGGQRLRGLRRHPTIEDYVTIYPGATILGGETVIGSHSTVGGNVFILNSVPAHSLVTYEKGSVVVQDKTSMKPANA